CCCGCCGGAGCCGTAGCGGCCGCTGGGCGTTTGATGTCCATCGCATTGCAATGGTGGCGTCATGACCAGCTTCAATCTCCGTCGGGACCTGATCACCCGGCCGATCCTCCAATGGGCGCGCGGCGTGATGCCGGCCCTGTCCCAGACCGAACGTGAGGCGATCGACGCCGGCGACACCTGGTGGGACGCGGCCCTGTTCACGGGCGATCCGGACTGGAACAAACTGCTGGCCTTCCCGGCCGCCAAGCTGCGCCCCGACGAGCAGGCCTTCATCGACGGGCCGGTCAACACGCTGTGCGCCATGGTCAACGACTGGCAGATGACCTGGGAGACCCGCGACCTGTCGCCGGAGACCTGGGCCTATCTGAAGACCAACAAGTTCTTCGGGATGATCATCCCGAAGGAATACGGCGGCCTGGGTTTCAGCGCCTTCGGTCACGCCGAGATCGTCCGCAAGATCGCCACCCGCTCGGCCTCGGCGGCGGTGACGGCGATGGTGCCCAACAGCCTCGGCCCTGGCGAGCTGATCATGAAGTTCGGCACGCAGGCGCAGCGCGATCACTGGCTGCCGCGCCTGGCCGATGGCCGCGAGGTGCCGGCGTTTGGTCTCACCAGCCCCGAGGCGGGATCGGACGCCGGGGCCATGGTCGACGAGGGCGTGGTCTGTCGCGGCCAGTGGCAGGGCAAGGAGGTGCTGGGCATCAAGCTGAACTGGCACAAGCGCTACATCACCCTGGGCCCGGTCTGCACGGTGCTGGGCCTGGCCTTCAAGCTGAAGGACCCCGACCACCTGCTGGGCGACGTCGAGGACATCGGCATCACCTGCGCCCTGGTGCCGACCGATACGGCCGGAGTCGAGATCGGCCGCCGCCACCTGCCCGCCTTCCAGACGTTCCAGAACGGTCCCAACTGGGGCAAGGACGTCTTCATTCCGATGGACCTGGTGATCGGCGGGGCCGAGCGCGTGGGCCAGGGCTGGATGATGCTGATGACCGCCCTGGCGGCCGGGCGCGGGATCTCGCTGCCGGCCATGTCGGGCGCGGCGGCGGCGTTCAGCGCCATGACCACCGGCGCCTACGCCCGCATCCGCAGCCAGTTCCACGTGCCGATCGGCAAGTTCGAGGGCGTGCAGGAGCGCCTGGCCCGCATCGCCGGCAACGCCTACCTGCTGGACGGCGCGCGCCGCCTGACCTGCACGGGCCTGGACCTGGGCCACCATCCGTCGGTGATCTCGGCCCTGCTGAAGTCGGGCGCCACCGAGCGGATGCGGGTGGTGATCAACGACGCCATGGACGTGCACGGCGGCAAGGCGGTGATCGAGGGACCGCGCAACTACATGGGCTCGCAGTACCGGGCCATTCCGGTGGGCATCACGGTCGAGGGCGCCAACATCCTGACCCGCAGCCTGATGGTGTTCGGCCAGGGCGCGATCCGGGCCCATCCGTTCATGCTGCAGGAGATCCTGGCCATCGGCGAGGCGGACCGCGCCAAGGGCCTGGCCGACTTCGACGCGGTGTTCTGGAAGCACGTGGCCCACGCGGTGCGCACCGGCTTGCGGGCTTGGGGCCGTAGCTGGACCGGCGGGGCCTTCGCCCCGGCGCCGCAGGCCGGTCGGGCCAGTCCCTTCTATCGCAAGATGGGCCGCTACAGCGCCGCCTTCGCCCTGACCTCCGACATCGCCCTGCTGACCCTGGGCGGCGCGCTGAAGCGCAAGGAGATGCTGTCGGGCCGCCTGGGCGACATCCTGGCCGAGCTCTATTTCCTGTCGGGCGCCCTGAAGCGCTGGGAGGACGAGGGCCGCCAGGACGCCGATTTCCCGCTGCTGCAATGGTGCATGGACACGGGCTTCGCCACGATCGAGCAGCGCTTCGACGAGGTGTTCGCCAACCTGCCCAACCAACTGGCCGGCTGGCTGCTGCGGGCGGCGATCCTGCCGCTGGGGCCGCGTCGCCGGGGACCGTCTGACCGGGTGACCACCGCCTGCGCCGAACTGCTGCTGGCCCCCTCGGCCACCCGTGACCGACTGATCGAGAACGTCTATGTGGGCGGCCATGACGAGGCCGTGGGCCAGTTGATCGACGCCTTCGAACGGGTGGTCGCCACCCAGCCCATCCACGACCGCCTGCGCGCCCAGAAGATCCGGAACTGGAAGGACGGGGTCGAGGGCGGCTCGGTCTCGGCCGACGAGATCGCGGCGCTGGAAGCGGCCGACAAGGCCGTGGCGGCGGTGATCGAGGTCGACGACTTCGCCCACGACGGGCTGGCGATGCGGAGCGTCGCCGAAGCCCGGCCGGCGCGGCCGATCTGGACCGACGGCGTGGTCCAGCGCCCGGAACTCGACGTCGAGGAGCAACGGACGTTCAGCGGGGTGGAGCTGTAGATCTCGCCAAATTCTAAAGCCTCCCCCTGTGGGGGAGGCGATCGCGAAGCGATCGGTGGGGGGAGTTTTAGGGTCGTCGACCCGGGTAGCAGCTACCACCCGATCGCTCCCCCCTCCGTCGGCCTGCGGCCGACACCTCCCCCCACAGGGGGAGGCTTTGGGCCAAACCTTCGAACTCCGCGCTTGATTTATAATACTAATGCGGCAACCTTCCCCGCGCCCCAACGAGGGCGCGTCGTCGGAAGGAAACGTCATGCGGGGCAAACGCCGCTTCACCCTGGCTCTCGCCGCCAGCCTGATCAGCCTCACCGCGGCCCAGGCCGCCGAACCGCCGATCTATCTCGGCGTCGACATCTCCTACGCCAACGAGATGGACGACTGCGGCGCGGTCTATAGGTCCGGCGGCAATACCGTGGACCAGTACCCGTTCTTCAAGTCGGCCGGCGCCAACGTGGCGCGGATCCGCATCTGGAACGATCCGGACTGGACCAAGTATTCCAACCTCGCGGACGTGAAACGCAGCATCCGCCGCGCCAAGTCGGCCGGCATGCAGGTGCTGCTGGACTTCCACTATTCCGACGACTGGGCCGACGGCGACAAGCAGTTGGCCCCCAAGGCCTGGGCCAAGCTGTCGACACCCGATCAGGCCAAGGCGCTGTACGCCTTCACCCACGACACCCTGATCGAGCTGAACAAGGAGGGCCTGACGCCCGACCTCGTCCAGGTCGGCAACGAGACCAACGGCGAGATCGTCTCCAGCCTGGCCAAGGCCAAGGAACCCATCCACTGGGACCGCAACGCCCTGCTGTTCAACGCCGGCATCAAGGCCGTGCGCGACGTCGGCCGCGAGACCGGGACCCGGCCCCGGATCATGCTGCACATCGCCCAGCCCGAGAACGCCGAGCCGTGGTTCGAGGCGGCGACCAAGGCCGGCGTCACCGACTACGACATCATCGGCCTCAGCTACTATTCCAAGTGGTCCAAGCGCTCGATGGCCCAGTTGGGGCAGACCATCAACCGCCTGCGCCATAGTTATGCGGCCGACGTTCTGGTGGTCGAGACGGCCTATCCGTTCACCACCGAGAACGCCGACACGTCGCCCAATCTGCTGGGCGAGGACTCGCTGATCGCCGGCTATCCGGCCACCCCGGACGGGCAGAAGAAATACCTGGTCGACCTGACCCAGCTGGTCCTGGCCAGCGGCGGTACGGGCGTCTTCTACTGGGAGCCGGCCTGGCTCTCGACCAAGACCTGCGGCACCCGCTGGGGCAAGGGCTCCAACTGGGAAAACGCGGCGGTGTTCGACTTCAAGGGCCAGGACAACGGCAGCGCCGAAGGCTGGCTCAAGCACGCCTACGTCCTGCCGGTCGAGGTGACGTTCAAGGCCAAGGCGACGGGAACCACCGCCTTCATCGACGGCGACTTCCTGGGCGGCGTCGGGCCCCGCCCGATGACCCGCGAGGGCGACGCCTTCGTCTACCGCACGCGGCTGATACCGGGCACGTCGGTGACGATGGCCACGGCTCCAACGGCGGCGGCTGTGGCCGACGCACCGGCGGTGACGGCGACGGTGGGGCAAAAGGCCAGCGTGGTGCGGGTGGAGGAGTAAACATCAAGCCCCTCTCTCTTAGAGAGAGGGTTTCGTGGGGCGCTCGAAAGCCTCCTATTTGTAATCCAAGCTCGGATACCAATCCCCGCCGCGCCCTTCCGGGGTCATGTCCAAGAAGTTCCACAGCGGCACCAGGTCCGGCGCGCCGCGCGGGTCCTGGCCGGGGTCGGCGCTGTCGCCGGTCATCTCGCCGGACCAGAAGTGGCGGACGGTCCCATCGCGGCGGGAGAAGACATTGTAGGCCGGGATCTCGTCGCCGTTCGGCAGCACCCCGAAATAGTCCCGGGAATAGTTACCGTTCAGGTCGGTGTAGAGCCGCAGATTGCGCCAGCCGCGCTCGGCCTTGAAGGCCAGCAGCTTGTCGAGCGGCGAGCGGGCCACCACCGCCAGCGACATGCGCTGGTCGAGGTCGGCGGCGTTGGCGTCCAGCGGACCCAGCAGGGCCGTGC
The window above is part of the Caulobacter soli genome. Proteins encoded here:
- a CDS encoding glycoside hydrolase family 53 protein — its product is MRGKRRFTLALAASLISLTAAQAAEPPIYLGVDISYANEMDDCGAVYRSGGNTVDQYPFFKSAGANVARIRIWNDPDWTKYSNLADVKRSIRRAKSAGMQVLLDFHYSDDWADGDKQLAPKAWAKLSTPDQAKALYAFTHDTLIELNKEGLTPDLVQVGNETNGEIVSSLAKAKEPIHWDRNALLFNAGIKAVRDVGRETGTRPRIMLHIAQPENAEPWFEAATKAGVTDYDIIGLSYYSKWSKRSMAQLGQTINRLRHSYAADVLVVETAYPFTTENADTSPNLLGEDSLIAGYPATPDGQKKYLVDLTQLVLASGGTGVFYWEPAWLSTKTCGTRWGKGSNWENAAVFDFKGQDNGSAEGWLKHAYVLPVEVTFKAKATGTTAFIDGDFLGGVGPRPMTREGDAFVYRTRLIPGTSVTMATAPTAAAVADAPAVTATVGQKASVVRVEE
- a CDS encoding acyl-CoA dehydrogenase; its protein translation is MTSFNLRRDLITRPILQWARGVMPALSQTEREAIDAGDTWWDAALFTGDPDWNKLLAFPAAKLRPDEQAFIDGPVNTLCAMVNDWQMTWETRDLSPETWAYLKTNKFFGMIIPKEYGGLGFSAFGHAEIVRKIATRSASAAVTAMVPNSLGPGELIMKFGTQAQRDHWLPRLADGREVPAFGLTSPEAGSDAGAMVDEGVVCRGQWQGKEVLGIKLNWHKRYITLGPVCTVLGLAFKLKDPDHLLGDVEDIGITCALVPTDTAGVEIGRRHLPAFQTFQNGPNWGKDVFIPMDLVIGGAERVGQGWMMLMTALAAGRGISLPAMSGAAAAFSAMTTGAYARIRSQFHVPIGKFEGVQERLARIAGNAYLLDGARRLTCTGLDLGHHPSVISALLKSGATERMRVVINDAMDVHGGKAVIEGPRNYMGSQYRAIPVGITVEGANILTRSLMVFGQGAIRAHPFMLQEILAIGEADRAKGLADFDAVFWKHVAHAVRTGLRAWGRSWTGGAFAPAPQAGRASPFYRKMGRYSAAFALTSDIALLTLGGALKRKEMLSGRLGDILAELYFLSGALKRWEDEGRQDADFPLLQWCMDTGFATIEQRFDEVFANLPNQLAGWLLRAAILPLGPRRRGPSDRVTTACAELLLAPSATRDRLIENVYVGGHDEAVGQLIDAFERVVATQPIHDRLRAQKIRNWKDGVEGGSVSADEIAALEAADKAVAAVIEVDDFAHDGLAMRSVAEARPARPIWTDGVVQRPELDVEEQRTFSGVEL
- a CDS encoding DUF899 family protein is translated as MDARTETLTSAAELAARGPVRFPNESPEYRAARTALLAEELELRRHLERVAEQRRALPPGGPVTGDYQFQGEEGVVDFAGLFRDKETLGVYSYMFGPQRARPCPMCTALLGPLDANAADLDQRMSLAVVARSPLDKLLAFKAERGWRNLRLYTDLNGNYSRDYFGVLPNGDEIPAYNVFSRRDGTVRHFWSGEMTGDSADPGQDPRGAPDLVPLWNFLDMTPEGRGGDWYPSLDYK